The Topomyia yanbarensis strain Yona2022 unplaced genomic scaffold, ASM3024719v1 HiC_scaffold_122, whole genome shotgun sequence region ttggttggtgaatgaaaaagcatcaatttgaaatgatgcTGACTGGCAAATATTTTTGGCATTaacatagggtgaccatacgttctggtttcccaggacatgtcctggtttttcactgactgtcctggtgtcctgggaagtcgaggcaAAAGCTTTATTGTCCTGGTTTTGCCcctgtaagcctaataacaggtgttcaataaaaatgagagtttttcagtcatgtagttgaaaaacaaaaaaaaatcttcagcgaattcaaaattttttattaaaaacataattttattcCTTAAAataacgtcaatgaatattggagaaggggccctggtcagccgtacgacgtaACTTAGTCTCGATGTTCTGACAAGAGCACTGGTCGGCACTGACGTccttcttccggatacaattccggatcctggtggtaaACTACTTCGTATCCTTGActcgccaattatttttatacacTAAAGCACTGAGAGCCGAAAAAACCCCAATGGGagggcactggggcaagttagtcgggtttctttctttcggcacgtacggtatctttttctgctcagcgtcttcttggcgtaataggaagacgtcttgtccggccagaagacgtacttcccaaccGTATGATgatcctttaagaacggcagaagaattttctcaagacactcctcctggtacacttgttgattgatggtcagaccgctcggcttgaaccacggttttgaaatccctctgtccgatatggcgatgtacagcataacatttcttttaaatttatgcttaaacttatattttacttaggGGTGTGTGGctgacttgtcgctggaatagtagctgccatttcctggaatgtgggcgTTCGAgagcagcacgaacgacgtctcgcggtagttgttcgtcatccaccggtactgcgatttcacgatcgcaaTCTGCTCGTCTGTGTCATCGGGGGACcaagtcttcttccgacagatgatttcctccatcttgagggctcGGTGAATCAAAGCTGGCACCACGCAAACTCgtttcgtccttgttgtcgaacagctttttcaacgcttccttcttcttattcgtcattatcttcgccttccgatccacgctcagggatgccaagatctggtaaactgtactcacgggcacgttttcgtctcgaaagtggtctacggtaaacttttttccacgatggccAAGTGTTTCGTAAAACGGCACAACACGCTCTCGTAgtacttgctgtttcgacgccatcttcgattgaactgacagcacccgagcgaaaagaaacatgcctcTCATTTATAGGGAGTCAAGAGAGAAAAGAATTTAGGCTCttttctttaattacagaaaggtattgaaatcactctcattttttattgaatatccgttatatttctaattattgaattttcgctttattcactctgctccagagtacgacaaacaaaacttaatacactcGAATCTCTCAATTGTACCATCCGATGCCCTTTTTAATCTCTCGATAGTACCTCGTTATTTCTTTTTCCAACTTACTtttttacatggaaattgaaaagagaaagaggcGTTCGTACGTACGTACCATATGAATGAGCTGTAGTCTGTTTGCAACAACATTTGGCAATCGAACAAATCGAACcgattccagttgtggaccaaaCTCTGGTTGCTAGCAAtgtcgatgaaacaatgattcCGGGATCTGAAAAATTTCCTTTAGCACCTACCTCTAAGAAGACACACCGAAGTTTTGGCGATTCTGCTTCTTCTAGAGTTCTCTTGCAAGTGgcagtttttcgttttactggaaatccatttcataaaaaggaatatggcaaaacaaaaatagctgtcgtggaataaccttattaagcgctctctcgagctggtaaTTATGGAACCCCTTTAGGTTCAATACCAGTTCCTAATCAGTCTACTTTTCCATCTCAATCGGCTCGGAAGCTGTAATCACGCTGCTTGTTAAcggtgcagtgaatcaaacgaacgtttctacaTACAGTTTGCTGTCTATATGTACCGCGCCAGCTaagcaatcgaaaaataacagttgtcccaagccagtgtggaaaataatgcatcgttactttcattgatgcggtatcgatcgtttatttaaaaatggtTGAAACTCAGCAGAAAAATTTGAACAATCTTCGATACAATACAGTGGCTGTTTGTCCAATCCGCCCTTGTGTTCGCGAAGTGGAACAATTTATAAAGGCGCATACTCGTAATGCGGTACTGatagcattaaaaaaatttGGCCATGGCGAAAAGTTTGGCTATGGGAAACAACATGCTACACGTCGTTGCACATGAcaatgttagaatcaagatacccgtttagATTGACGATGATAAGACTGGtgtgcgtctgcacgatctatccccgcgtacaaccaaaaaattcactattgatgtcgaagtacgtaacggtgaaagtttgaaacctggagaaactttttttcaggtatatccaatGGTGTTCGTATGGCGAGAATGCGAGTTACGTAACCTATTCCTTCATACCTGAACATTCAATACGAAATAGAAGGTGTaagcaaatctcaaatcacgttgtgcacatatgaaggacagatCCCTACGTGCCAAGCCATGTGCGAAAGCCTCTAAAGAAACAACATCAACTGCGAGCAAACCCAACaacattcacttaatcaccAACAACCGGAGTTGCAACTCAGCCGCCAACGAATGCTAGAACAACAGAATCTACacacagcgtgtccgatcattgtgatgctACTTACCAATCAACTGCCAGCACCGCCGACAATAAAGTAAATGACAAAAATACGAAACAAACGAATCtaaccaggtaatcgtgaaaacCCATACAACATCAAGAGGACAGCATggacgaaaacgataaaccgagtgaaagcggactaagtgatTTACATGGCTTCGCGCATGGGCAtggctacttgggaccgttgatgtttctgttttgcttcaatgacgtgtatttagtgctgaaaactcctcgcctATTCCTGCACACACCATCTCATAATAATTCGTCTCATTTTCTCAATTCAGGATTTCTGATTTCTCCAAAAACAGCATGAAACTCACGCtggtggtggtgtagcaagaacttcgcgtgtgtgtaaatcctaaaaagcacggtgatcgaattcccacgaaaaattttctggtagagctcttcctcccagacccacagaacttttttactgccgaagctctgcctgcccgacccgagatctttgtaactgccgaaaacctgTGGAGAAGGCACAGTCGATTGATAGGTAACGGGGGAGGGAgtcccctttcgactgtccaggttttttactcgcctcatatggtcaccctaattaACATCAGAAGGGCATAAAAGGGCAGActtttaatgtaaaaaaatccgcCCCCGGGTGGACTCGAACCACCAACCTTTCGGTTAACAGCCGAACGCGCTAACCGATTGCGCCACGGAGGCAGGCATAAAAAGTTCATCTAATTGCGTTCCAAGATCGCATGTTTCTGATGCCGCCATCGTTTCTATATTATCGCTTTTACTTACTTAGTACATTTGCAAATTAACAATTTGATTACGGATCAGTTTGATCACCATACTTATTACAATTACATGTAGAAAATATACCTGTTTCACGCCAGCTGCCATTTTTTGCGATAAGTCACGCTTTAGATGCAAACAACGTATGTCATCTGTGAGCACCATGTGAATTTATTACAATATTGTCATCGGATACTACGTAGAAAATGAAGACACATCATTTACCGTctgcaatacaaaaacaaaaaaggcaGTCGTTGACTGATAAGGACGGAACACTCATTGCTTAGTCAGACAATTGCCCACGAAATAATTGTCAAGAATCAGTAAATAATCATCCCTTCTATTGAGCTCTACGTGAAAACAAAGTTGACTGAGTTTCCGACTGCGCAAATGTTCGTCCTCACAAACGTTTGTCAAATATACTGAGATTCACTTAATGTGTAAGTTTTTAAAGAAATTCTTACAACTACAACGTCATTAACGAAAACAATGATATCGACGTTGGTGAACCCTTTCGGCTTTTATGTGGTACTGAATATAATGAGCAAATCTTCGGAATTCATTTGTACATACTAAAGTACAGTATTTTACAATTACAACTCATGCATTACCAATGCTTCCAAATTCCTTACTAGAACAGAATATGTATTGAACCTTTAATAGATTATTATACAATAAAGTTAGCCAAGCCTAATTATGTGTCAGAAATATTTCGAAAGATAAGGAACAACATATTCTGATGAGCCAATAAAAACAGCGCTGTTTTCAAATTCTAGGACATAAATCCTCATCAATCCGTCGGTTCCACAAAATGCGAGCTCAAATTTTTCTATTGGCATAAATTACAACAAAAAACTTTTCGTTAAGTAGTGTTCACCTCATTCTGATTAAAATGTAATCCAATAAGCAAAACAAACAGCATGTTCATGTTATTCGTTTACCTAATCAGTGAATATTGCGTGTTAGGTAGCCCAAATATTCTTGGACATTCCGAACTGGAAAGAATTCAGTGTAAATGACATTATTGAAATCTGTGCAAAAAACTCAGTCCAATCTAGATCGTGTTTTACTTGCGTTTGCCTTTAAACTGCACACGATGTAAACAAAACATTGCTACCATCACCGAAAGCAAATCGATCATCTCTCAGCGTGCTGCATTTTCGATTAGCATCGTTATCACTACCGTGTGGGGTTCATTCCTGGAGCGCTATTCAGCAGTCGTGCTTCGAACTGGCTGCGATAAGATTAGCCACAGCGACCTTGGCTGCCTAAACTCTGCGCGCCAAACGTTCTGAAACATCGCTTTGTGTTGAGGTGAAAGGCTATCATCTGCTTCCTGAAGTTGTATTTGTCGAACATCGTCGCGTGGTCCGAAACAAGCCAAAACAAAGTTAATACGAAATTCAAGTTGACTTTGGTCAGTGGAAAGGCATCAGCTCAGTGCGATACTGACTCACTTCTCGTTCGCAGCTAGAATCTCTCCGTCGAACATGATATTCCAGAAGCAATTCGTCAATTTATTACAGCGTACAAGTAATTTGCCCAGTTCGGTCATGGCAAGGTATTGCTCGTCAAAAAGTTTGGAAAAGTGCAAGAAAATCAATTACGAGAAGATCGGCATCGTTGGAGTGCCATTCGAAAAAGGTCAACGAAAGCAGGGAGTCGGTTTAGGGCCGAAGGCCATTCGAGAGGCTGGGTTGATAGACAGCATCCAGGAGATTTCGCACAGATTGAACATCCGGGACTATGGGGACATACATTACGAGGCGCTGAATCTAAGTGGAAGACAGACTGTCAATATGAGAATGCTGGAACATGTGGCGAGTTGCACCAAGCATCTGTCGGAAAAAGTTGTGCAAGTGTTAAACGATGATCGTCTGTGTGTGACTCTGGGAGGCgatcatgcaattgcaatcGGTTCCATCGATGGCCACCTGAAGCACTCGGCCGATGTTGCTGTGATATGGGTCGATGCACATGCCGATTTGAACACCAACGCGACATCACCGTCGGGAAACCTGCACGGAATGCCGGTCGCCCTGTTAGCGAAGGAACTGGCTGATTATTGGCCGTACATCCCGGGAATGGATTGGCAGGAGCCAATTATTTCGATCAAAAATTTGGTGTACATTGGACTTCGTTCGGTGGATCCGTACGAGCGGGCGATTATCGATAAATTCAATATACATGCCTTCGGAATGCGAGAAGTGGAGAAATACGGTATCCGAGACGTCATGAAGATGGCTTTGGAGCGGGTAGATCCCGATAAGAGCAAAAGTTTACATGTAAGTTTCGATATTGACTCTTTGGATGTACTGGAAGCGCCGAGTACGGGTACAAGCGTCCGGGGTGGATTAACTCTGCGGGAAGGTATCTACATAATGGAAGAGTTATACAACACGGAACGATTGGCTGCAGTGGATTTGGTTGAAGTAAATCCCTCTATTGGTACGGCGGAAGATGTTAAGAAAACGGTGGATGCTGCAATCCATCTGCTAGTAGCCGCTTGTGGAAACAGTCGAAGGGGCAACATTCCAGACACTTTGGATTTTAAGTAACAAGTGAGACTGTGTGTTGAGTTCAAGTGAAAGTGTTTTGATACTGGCTTATCGCCAATGATCTGTTGCTGTACACTATTGTTTTTGTATAAATACAGTGCCTGTGAATGAATTCCccatgattttatttttcgtgtGATTATTCATATCATCAATCGTTTCAAACTCTAAACGACTGCAGTTAAACATCTTATCCCATTTCAAACACTTCTCAGCAACTGTGGTGACCCGAGGAGCGTAATTGAATCAGAGTGTGTACACCATTCGCCGTAATGGCAGTGGGGTATAATGTCAAAGATTAAACATCTTAATTAAAAGAATCACTAGCAAATCCCACGGTACAATCCTTTCAATTCACCCGGAGCcattttatcgcacattttccTCAATCCCACAAACGACTACGAGCTAAGCGGAAGGAAAAACTTATGTTCATTGTTCTTTTGGGCGTAACAACAAACGAAGATCACTATCACTTCAATGGTATTGTGGGTGGTTGTGTTCGCTGATGGGACAGCTAGCGACACAAGCAGCAGTGGTTGTTATCAATGAGAATCATTTTCCGCCAGGCTGCCCGCCATTGTTGCCATGGTTTTGCTTTACGCGCTGCTGGGACGCATGGCACACTGGACGAAGCACTAGCAAAGTTCATTGGATcactattgagttctacaagatgacgacacgaatgaactcatggtgaataaagttcatgtttgacaattctcggtggtttgtttaccttgtcagttgcgtgagtgcgagtgcaacgggtgctcatctattacattcgaactcacgtaacttccatgtaaacaaaccaccgagaattgtcaaacgaagttcatccggctcattttgtggggttacgtcggttggtgtaaaacctaataggaTCAGTGTTAAGTCATACCAGATAACGTGATTTATtactttcgagaaaaaaaacgaTTGAAATGTTTGAGTAGCTATCGAAATTACCAGGCTTCTAATAAATTTCATTTCTTTTAAATAATGTTGTTACTCTTGTCATATCAAATAACaaaatgttaaatatatttgagggattccatgagaaaccggccgaccagcaaatatgaccatcgtcgattcgaacgaaactttaaagttgttgtttatattgtaacgacatataattagcaagggactggaaggtgaagtatttttcaaatattaagagccatagcactcaaggaagagcaaggatttgaagtaagaaagtttataAATGCGTGGattagggtcaatgaacaataGACTGccaagaaaaataatgaaattttgaaaactcaatcggcccacccctgatctgattcctagtcccaccaggagttcttgcaccaaatttgaagcaaattggataagtctagctaccggaccaacgtgcctgaagtttgtatgggatttttcgacaatttacatggagaaaacccactaactcgcatttttgccgctaggtgtcACTGTATGGATCGTATTgtaactgtaagtgaaaataagaaagataatttaattgtctacaactttgtcgaagactgctagtgaatccgactttgttaaaagaagttattaaaattttaacgaagtgatgtctgagtcagttttccatggggcctaacagtgcacggttgtgtatcagtactcgattcctacGAACTATATAGTTTTGTGAGATAACCGTTATGTTTAGCTCAATAATATGTTCAGAAAAAATATACCACATAATACgatttatgttttggttagaaaattttagttccaactgtgaccgcatagagggcgccaacactaacttttcgtagaagagagatagaatatcgagatgttcggaataattattgcaaaatacctgttctacaactttgtggaaaacacctaatttctatctctctccgttaaaaagttagtgttggcgccctctatgcggtcacaagtggaactaaaattttctaaccaaaagataactcgtattatgtactacaattcttcagaacatactattgagctaaatctaaccattatttcaccaAAATGAATAGTtcatgggaatcgagtactgattcacaaccatgcactgctaggccctatggagaactgactcagacatcacttcgctgaaagtttaataacttctttcaacaaagtcggattcactagcagtcttcgacaaagttgtagacaattaaattatttttcttattttcacttacagtgataatacgatgcgaacagtgccacctagtggcgaaaatgtgagctagtggcttttctccatgtaaattgtcgaaaaatctcatacaaacttcagacacgttggtccggtagctagacttgtccgatttgcttcaaatttggaacaagtactcctggtggaaatcgactcaggggtgggcagatagtggtcatttttttcctgtcactctaatgaatAAGCTtggagtttcccggctacttaactctttgtcttctgctacacaggagtcaggatcttttagcattaaatgcgaatcatctgagtctgcggcatgtccggacaagcgtaaagtcaatttaatgacttatgctgtcggaaccgttgtaaagttgtgttcggtttaggAATCTCCaatattttctctgacaattgcaatattttgatacaagagaatttttcaaaaggacgtAAACATgtgtacgtgcattaatttcaatttttttgttcgattactgtattttatacggttaaaactttctgagaacgagcttcagggaatgaatattttaatgtttatcattttaaagacgtaaaaaaaactttttcagtgtatttgtatcatggagaagctttcaataaaaaagtttccctaacaaaaacttttgacatatttttataattcatactatttgcagtaaaaatacattttttttgaatttatgaTTTGAATATAATTTATCAATGAGttttaaacgctattttaaatcaaaatgctaataacaaaaattttctgaaatgtagtagttctcgagatatttcaaattttgttttaacaacataattcttttgttttattacgacattttcagaatttattcgcgtttctacatcaacaataataactttttcaaaaggctcataacatttgctgtaactttctctttgacatcaaggtgatattgtaaaccatttgaaagctatacgaaaacaaccaaaatatgatcgaactatttagtttaacCATAAGACCTtatggttgaatagtattttgattgttttcgtatagaTAATATTGGCGTGGTGCCTATGTATATGATTGATGATTGTGATAAGCAAatggaaaaatattgaaattgatGAAGTGCTACTGCTAGATTTGTAATCGGATTAAATTAGTTTGTTTGCTTCGGAATAATATCAAAAGGAGAGTTTATTTATTTccgtgaatttattatttatttaactattaaggctttaacctcgaTGGTCTTTTTGAAGATAATAcacattttaaaaatacaatTCAATTTACAATTCAAAGTAGATAAAAAATCGAATATTATTTATGTCGTCGTTGCAAGAGCTGTGATTTTCGTTGTTAAATGTTtggtgtttttttatatttacgaGTGACTCTGGCATCACCGTCTTCTTTCTTATTCATTTCTTCCCTAGGTGTGTTAACTATTGGCTTGGGGATACCGTGGAATTTTGTTTGTCCGGCATGTATCAGCAGATGTCGAAGGCTGTTTGGTTGTAGAAGTGTTTTCTTTAGTTGTTTGGCGCATATCTTACCGTATTTTGCTGTCTAGTTACAGAACTGGCAGTGGCCAAGGGTTTGTGCATAGGGTTATTTATGTGTAGTTAGCAGGATCAGATCGTGTAGGCAAATTTCCAGTAAGGCCAATGTTCATTTTCAAGGA contains the following coding sequences:
- the LOC131694719 gene encoding arginase, hepatic-like is translated as MIFQKQFVNLLQRTSNLPSSVMARYCSSKSLEKCKKINYEKIGIVGVPFEKGQRKQGVGLGPKAIREAGLIDSIQEISHRLNIRDYGDIHYEALNLSGRQTVNMRMLEHVASCTKHLSEKVVQVLNDDRLCVTLGGDHAIAIGSIDGHLKHSADVAVIWVDAHADLNTNATSPSGNLHGMPVALLAKELADYWPYIPGMDWQEPIISIKNLVYIGLRSVDPYERAIIDKFNIHAFGMREVEKYGIRDVMKMALERVDPDKSKSLHVSFDIDSLDVLEAPSTGTSVRGGLTLREGIYIMEELYNTERLAAVDLVEVNPSIGTAEDVKKTVDAAIHLLVAACGNSRRGNIPDTLDFK